A DNA window from Agarivorans sp. TSD2052 contains the following coding sequences:
- the lamB gene encoding maltoporin LamB, protein MKLKTLSIAIASAAMSTQAIAATPEFHGYMRSGIGATGSGGEQMCFQANGSPYKHRLGNECETYAEIALSAPLYEEGNKAMGVHTLLAHSVDQRNDWEESPSAVREMYVSGQNMVESFEGSNLWAGKRFYQRRDVHQIDYYYLANAGAGAGIENIDVGFAKLSAAWVRNTSEALFDANVAGSGQTMADFSGNNLDLRLDGISTNSNGELSLVGIYGMYSEAADQDFNIENQKDNGVFVMAEHTQGDFFGGFNKFSVSYATDAMAGIGASGQLRGFGYENMANEGDDPAYRTDSNEGSWYRLMNWGVVDLGESAAMSYVVNYENYDKDDNKGSTLFTVGVRPQYNWSNNLSTILDLGYDVVEFQDAAKAINGDEDNKLAKVTIAQQWQAGPNVFARPALRAFATYAKSDKNIADTSSKDEVTFGFQAEAWW, encoded by the coding sequence ATGAAACTAAAAACACTTTCAATCGCCATCGCATCGGCAGCGATGTCAACTCAAGCAATAGCAGCAACGCCTGAATTTCATGGTTACATGCGCTCTGGTATTGGCGCAACCGGCTCTGGTGGCGAGCAAATGTGCTTCCAAGCGAACGGTTCTCCGTACAAGCACCGCTTGGGTAACGAATGTGAAACTTATGCAGAAATTGCATTGTCTGCTCCACTCTATGAAGAAGGCAACAAAGCAATGGGTGTACATACCCTACTTGCTCATTCTGTAGATCAACGAAATGATTGGGAAGAAAGCCCATCGGCAGTGCGTGAAATGTATGTATCAGGCCAAAACATGGTTGAATCTTTCGAAGGTTCAAACCTTTGGGCTGGTAAGCGTTTTTATCAACGTCGTGACGTACACCAAATCGATTACTACTACCTAGCCAACGCAGGGGCCGGTGCCGGTATTGAAAACATCGACGTAGGCTTTGCTAAGCTATCTGCGGCTTGGGTACGCAATACCTCTGAAGCATTATTTGATGCAAACGTTGCCGGCTCTGGTCAAACTATGGCTGATTTCTCTGGTAACAACTTAGATTTACGCCTAGACGGTATCTCTACTAACTCAAACGGCGAATTGAGCTTAGTAGGTATTTACGGCATGTACTCTGAAGCGGCTGACCAAGATTTCAACATCGAAAACCAAAAAGACAACGGCGTGTTTGTTATGGCTGAGCACACTCAAGGTGATTTCTTTGGTGGCTTTAACAAGTTCTCTGTATCTTATGCAACAGATGCTATGGCAGGTATTGGCGCAAGTGGTCAACTTCGCGGATTTGGCTACGAAAATATGGCTAACGAAGGTGATGATCCGGCTTACCGCACCGACAGCAATGAAGGCAGCTGGTACCGCTTAATGAACTGGGGTGTGGTTGATTTAGGCGAGTCAGCAGCCATGTCTTACGTAGTTAACTACGAAAACTACGACAAAGATGATAACAAAGGCTCTACCTTGTTTACTGTTGGTGTTCGTCCTCAGTACAACTGGAGCAATAACTTATCTACTATCCTAGACCTAGGCTACGATGTAGTTGAATTCCAAGATGCAGCTAAAGCTATCAATGGCGACGAAGACAATAAACTGGCCAAAGTAACCATTGCCCAACAGTGGCAAGCTGGCCCTAATGTATTCGCTCGCCCCGCTTTACGCGCCTTTGCTACTTATGCTAAATCAGATAAAAATATCGCTGATACCAGCTCGAAAGATGAAGTAACATTTGGCTTCCAAGCGGAAGCTTGGTGGTAA
- the dapD gene encoding 2,3,4,5-tetrahydropyridine-2,6-dicarboxylate N-succinyltransferase, whose protein sequence is MSKDFFSYAIGVGSKNANGQWLEVFFPAPVLNPSHAEVTHLTKGLDYANGKQNIELDDASLNILIANAIALDLKQQVTALQALVGSEQPRVLCLLNEDNAAESTPEAYLKLHLLSHRLVKPHGTDLSGIFSVLPNVAWTNQGAIDLAELPARQLEARAKGELLQVTSVDKFPKMADYVVPSGVRIAATSRVRLGAYIGEGTTIMHEGFCNFNAGTAGTSMIEGRISAGVFVGKGSDLGGGCSTMGTLSGGGNIIISVGEESLIGANAGTGIPLGDRCIIESGLYITAGTKVVLIDENKQAAGTVKARDLAGKPDLLFRRNSVNGAIECLTNKSAIELNEELHAHN, encoded by the coding sequence ATGTCTAAAGACTTTTTTAGTTACGCCATTGGTGTGGGAAGTAAGAACGCAAATGGCCAATGGCTAGAAGTTTTTTTCCCCGCTCCTGTGTTAAACCCAAGTCATGCAGAAGTCACTCACTTAACCAAAGGCTTAGATTACGCCAATGGCAAACAGAATATCGAATTGGACGATGCCAGTCTTAATATTTTAATCGCCAACGCCATCGCTTTAGACCTTAAGCAACAAGTAACCGCTCTTCAGGCCTTAGTAGGTAGTGAACAACCACGAGTACTCTGCTTACTAAATGAAGACAATGCCGCAGAATCAACCCCTGAAGCATACTTAAAGCTACACTTATTATCGCACCGCTTGGTGAAACCTCACGGTACTGACTTAAGCGGTATCTTTTCAGTATTACCTAACGTGGCGTGGACAAATCAGGGCGCCATTGACTTAGCTGAACTACCTGCTCGCCAACTAGAAGCACGTGCTAAAGGCGAACTTTTGCAAGTTACCTCGGTAGACAAATTCCCTAAAATGGCCGATTACGTAGTACCGAGCGGCGTTCGAATTGCCGCTACGTCTCGAGTGCGTTTAGGCGCATACATCGGCGAAGGTACCACCATAATGCATGAAGGTTTCTGTAACTTTAATGCGGGAACAGCTGGCACCAGTATGATTGAAGGTCGCATTTCAGCGGGTGTATTTGTAGGCAAAGGTTCTGACTTAGGGGGTGGCTGCTCAACAATGGGGACGCTATCAGGCGGTGGCAACATCATCATCTCGGTAGGTGAAGAGTCGTTAATCGGTGCCAATGCAGGTACCGGTATTCCACTTGGTGACCGCTGTATCATAGAGTCAGGCTTATACATCACAGCAGGCACTAAAGTGGTGCTTATTGATGAGAATAAACAAGCCGCTGGTACCGTTAAAGCCCGCGACTTAGCAGGTAAACCTGATTTATTATTCCGACGTAATAGTGTGAATGGTGCAATTGAGTGCTTAACAAACAAGTCTGCTATTGAGTTGAATGAAGAGCTACACGCTCATAACTAA
- a CDS encoding YqcC family protein: protein MSKPILQLLDELEQCLRNNAVWQSAPLAPEALESTLPFSVGSLSLPQWLQFIFLPRIRILITEGKPLPQTLEISPYAEEALRDADFDTQPLLAILTALDESFTND from the coding sequence ATGAGTAAACCAATCTTGCAACTATTAGATGAACTGGAACAATGTTTACGTAACAACGCAGTCTGGCAAAGCGCGCCTTTGGCCCCTGAGGCATTAGAGAGTACCTTACCTTTTAGTGTCGGTAGCCTGAGCCTACCCCAATGGTTACAGTTTATTTTTCTGCCACGAATACGCATTTTGATTACTGAAGGTAAGCCCTTGCCTCAAACCCTTGAGATTAGCCCCTATGCTGAAGAGGCATTAAGAGATGCTGATTTTGATACCCAGCCACTGTTGGCCATATTGACGGCACTTGACGAGAGCTTTACAAATGACTGA
- the ptsG gene encoding PTS glucose transporter subunit IIBC, whose product MFNNLFAQAQKVGKALMLPVSVLPVAGILLGVGAADFSWIPSIVSQLMMNAGDAVFGNMALLFAVGVALGFTNNDGVAALASIVGFTIMEKTLVVMAPVMGVESINTGVLGGILAGGVAGWAFNRFFRIQLPSYLGFFAGKRSVPIITGFLTIFLGVLLAFIWPPIGNGIAVFSHWAAEQNPTLAFGIYGIVERSLIPFGLHHVWNVPFFFEAGQCTNAAGDVVNGVLTCYLQADEASRAAGNGFGQLAGGYMFKMYGLPAAAIAIWHAAKPENRAKVGGIMISAALTSFLTGITEPIEFAFLFVAPILYVIHALLAGLAFVITNSLGMVHGTSFSHGLIDFIVLSGNSQKMWLFPIIGLGYAAIYYTVFRVVIAKLDLKTPGREDEDSSAGAAVLNESEMSKNLVDAFGGKDNIVSLDACITRLRIQVKSIESVDQPQLKALGAAGVVIAGQGVQAIFGTKSDNLKTDMEAYLQTI is encoded by the coding sequence ATGTTTAATAATTTATTTGCGCAAGCGCAAAAGGTAGGTAAAGCACTGATGCTACCCGTATCCGTGCTGCCAGTTGCTGGTATTTTACTTGGGGTCGGCGCCGCTGACTTCAGTTGGATACCCTCTATTGTTTCACAATTAATGATGAATGCGGGTGACGCAGTATTCGGTAACATGGCGCTTCTTTTCGCCGTTGGTGTTGCTTTAGGTTTTACCAATAATGATGGTGTTGCGGCGCTAGCATCTATTGTTGGTTTCACCATCATGGAAAAAACACTGGTTGTTATGGCACCAGTTATGGGCGTAGAAAGCATCAATACTGGAGTACTTGGCGGTATTTTAGCGGGTGGTGTAGCTGGTTGGGCGTTTAATCGCTTCTTTAGAATTCAGTTACCTTCTTACTTAGGCTTCTTCGCTGGTAAGCGGAGTGTACCTATTATTACCGGTTTCTTGACCATTTTCTTAGGTGTGTTACTTGCCTTTATTTGGCCTCCTATTGGTAATGGCATCGCAGTATTCTCCCACTGGGCAGCAGAACAAAACCCAACCTTAGCCTTTGGTATTTACGGCATTGTTGAGCGTTCATTGATTCCATTTGGTCTTCACCATGTTTGGAACGTACCTTTCTTCTTCGAAGCGGGCCAATGTACTAATGCTGCTGGTGATGTGGTTAACGGCGTACTAACTTGTTACTTACAAGCCGACGAAGCTTCACGAGCTGCGGGTAATGGCTTTGGTCAATTAGCTGGCGGTTACATGTTCAAAATGTACGGACTACCTGCTGCTGCTATTGCTATTTGGCACGCGGCTAAACCTGAAAACCGCGCTAAAGTTGGCGGTATTATGATTTCAGCTGCGCTGACTTCATTCCTAACAGGTATTACCGAACCAATTGAATTTGCATTCTTATTCGTAGCGCCAATTCTTTACGTTATCCACGCGCTACTAGCTGGTTTAGCTTTTGTAATCACTAACTCGTTAGGCATGGTACATGGTACTTCGTTCTCACACGGTTTGATTGATTTCATCGTATTGTCTGGCAACTCTCAGAAAATGTGGCTGTTCCCAATAATTGGTTTGGGCTATGCGGCTATTTACTACACCGTATTCCGTGTAGTTATCGCGAAACTAGATTTGAAAACGCCAGGTCGTGAAGACGAAGACAGTTCAGCGGGTGCTGCAGTACTTAATGAAAGCGAAATGTCTAAAAACTTGGTTGATGCATTTGGTGGAAAAGACAACATCGTTAGTTTAGATGCTTGTATTACACGTCTGCGTATTCAAGTTAAATCTATCGAATCTGTTGACCAACCTCAGCTTAAAGCTTTGGGAGCGGCAGGGGTGGTGATTGCTGGTCAAGGTGTTCAAGCTATCTTTGGTACTAAGTCAGATAACTTAAAAACCGACATGGAAGCTTATTTGCAAACCATTTAA
- a CDS encoding MalM family protein: MRKKIGVVLGATLLGLTACSSGDLLDMSSDTRHLFGDAKQAIVSLEGAPVCCEQLSQLSYQAVTFDYVAEEGIDTNRQAFAFNSGKSFVLAYKLPILNTNVPVKIESIIGETLFAPSVALLDENFQVTRVIPANAFKYQELKGFSGNMLSGTFRVSTEQRSDRVREAYMVVYTTDQSLFESTQIVHPERSRAKAQAKADPGLPDPFIPHSPLGLVNVTFNPDLSKGIFADEAWFGGKNSELQPASVEPVAVQGSNTVQGSNAVGAAVVASSVEPAKKSNSLKKAMLPETEAFYNKLIEDMIKQGEIDKALKLVEEAEYAGSRSARNVFIDAIKNN, from the coding sequence GTGCGGAAAAAAATAGGTGTTGTTTTAGGCGCGACATTGTTAGGGCTGACGGCATGTAGCTCCGGTGACTTATTAGATATGAGTAGCGATACACGTCATTTGTTCGGAGATGCCAAACAAGCAATCGTCAGCCTAGAGGGCGCTCCTGTATGTTGTGAGCAGCTAAGCCAATTATCTTATCAAGCTGTGACTTTTGATTACGTAGCTGAAGAAGGGATCGACACCAACCGACAAGCCTTTGCTTTTAATTCAGGAAAAAGCTTCGTTCTGGCTTACAAACTTCCTATATTAAATACCAATGTGCCGGTCAAAATTGAAAGTATTATAGGCGAAACACTATTCGCCCCATCAGTGGCACTTCTTGATGAAAATTTCCAAGTGACACGAGTTATTCCGGCTAATGCATTCAAATACCAAGAGTTAAAAGGTTTTAGCGGTAATATGTTGAGCGGGACTTTTAGGGTCAGCACTGAACAAAGAAGTGACCGAGTTCGAGAGGCTTACATGGTGGTATATACCACTGACCAATCACTGTTTGAAAGTACCCAGATTGTTCATCCTGAGCGTTCGCGAGCAAAGGCACAAGCTAAAGCTGATCCCGGTTTACCCGATCCGTTTATACCGCATTCACCTCTAGGGCTGGTTAACGTCACTTTCAACCCCGACTTATCTAAAGGTATTTTTGCTGATGAAGCATGGTTTGGTGGAAAGAATTCAGAGCTTCAGCCTGCATCAGTAGAACCTGTGGCTGTTCAAGGATCCAATACTGTTCAAGGATCAAATGCTGTTGGGGCAGCGGTTGTTGCAAGCTCTGTAGAGCCAGCGAAGAAATCTAATAGCCTAAAGAAGGCGATGCTGCCTGAGACAGAAGCATTTTATAACAAGCTGATTGAAGATATGATTAAGCAAGGTGAAATTGATAAAGCCCTTAAGTTAGTTGAAGAAGCCGAGTATGCAGGCTCTCGCTCAGCAAGAAACGTATTTATTGACGCGATCAAAAATAACTAG
- a CDS encoding carbohydrate porin, translating to MKLKTLAIAITAATVSSSAFALDFNGYFRAGFGMNADGGSQRCYGTGGPNAHVVGRLGDECDTYAELSFSQNVVERPTGEKFSVHTLLAFGTYEDWQGGTDTRGNSWQGVTDGASEDGSPWSGQRMSFREAYAKYAMASGTEIWAGNRYYGRKDVHVNDWYYVNGSGYGFGVDKIDVGLGNIAVAVRHTKWHDVSGGADANNTMASTPILDLRWNNVGIGLGSLDIIGMVGKANLSDAQEAGVDDGNWNNKTGFSGTVEWNLGYAGGFNKVVAQYNTEGFAWAGYGMNNHLGDSYNIGGYDNGGDAQLGRKSWRLIDHGVYAFSRNVDMGYSVFYSKVEDDCCDAGPGERYGATLRPRYLWNDTMSTQIEIGYYNQQDPWESVSSTINKVTLAQAWSPLKEKGGFWARPEIRVFVTKYGGDKRSDGTGEDGGWMGVRVVEDNDTFYGAQVEAWW from the coding sequence ATGAAACTGAAAACACTTGCTATTGCAATTACAGCTGCAACAGTATCTTCAAGTGCATTCGCTCTTGATTTTAACGGTTACTTCCGTGCTGGTTTTGGCATGAATGCTGACGGTGGTTCACAGCGCTGTTACGGTACTGGCGGTCCAAACGCTCACGTAGTAGGTCGTTTGGGTGATGAGTGTGATACTTACGCTGAGCTATCTTTTAGCCAAAACGTTGTAGAACGTCCTACCGGCGAAAAATTCTCTGTTCATACTTTGCTAGCTTTCGGTACGTACGAAGATTGGCAAGGCGGTACAGATACCCGTGGTAACTCTTGGCAGGGTGTAACTGATGGAGCTTCTGAAGACGGTTCTCCTTGGTCTGGCCAACGTATGTCATTCCGTGAAGCTTATGCTAAATATGCAATGGCTAGCGGCACTGAAATTTGGGCGGGTAACCGTTACTACGGTCGTAAAGACGTTCACGTAAACGATTGGTACTACGTAAACGGTTCTGGTTACGGTTTTGGTGTTGATAAAATCGATGTGGGCTTAGGTAACATTGCTGTTGCTGTTCGTCATACTAAATGGCATGACGTATCTGGCGGCGCTGACGCTAACAACACTATGGCATCTACCCCTATTCTTGATCTTCGTTGGAATAACGTAGGTATTGGTCTAGGTTCTTTAGATATCATCGGTATGGTTGGCAAAGCTAACTTAAGCGATGCACAAGAAGCTGGCGTTGATGACGGTAACTGGAACAACAAAACTGGTTTCAGTGGTACTGTTGAGTGGAACTTAGGTTACGCTGGTGGCTTCAACAAAGTTGTTGCACAATACAACACTGAAGGTTTCGCTTGGGCTGGTTACGGTATGAATAACCACTTAGGTGACTCATACAACATCGGTGGATACGACAACGGCGGTGATGCTCAACTTGGCCGTAAATCTTGGCGCTTAATCGACCACGGTGTATACGCGTTTAGCCGTAATGTAGATATGGGCTACTCAGTGTTCTACTCTAAAGTAGAAGATGACTGTTGTGATGCAGGACCTGGTGAGCGTTACGGTGCTACATTACGTCCTCGTTACTTGTGGAACGATACTATGAGCACCCAAATCGAAATTGGTTACTACAACCAACAAGACCCATGGGAAAGCGTAAGCTCTACAATTAACAAAGTTACTTTAGCGCAAGCTTGGTCACCTCTTAAAGAAAAAGGCGGTTTCTGGGCTCGTCCTGAAATCCGTGTTTTCGTAACTAAGTACGGCGGCGACAAGCGCAGCGATGGTACTGGTGAAGACGGCGGCTGGATGGGCGTTCGCGTAGTAGAAGACAACGATACTTTCTACGGCGCACAAGTTGAAGCTTGGTGGTAA
- the glnD gene encoding bifunctional uridylyltransferase/uridylyl-removing protein GlnD, translated as METTLASPPQPKVDDISLKSCKSYLDQLQEYLTDQFNLGVHVVELVQLRSSQMDLLLKSLWQHFGLNVYQDLSLLAVGGYGRGELHPRSDIDILIVSRETIAKEAADKVSAFITLLWDIRLDVGQSVRTLAECLELGLQDITIATNLQESRLLVGNKDIYTELCLAVCADSFWPSEAFFRAKKDEQQSRHRQYKGNAYSLEPDIKANPGGLRDIQTICWVAGRHFGSSDLEELTKQNFLTQAECRELQDCRDFLWRVRFALHIHLTKSDDRLLFDRQLAVAQSLGYAGDHNAPVERLMKHFFQTIRRISELNEMLLQLFDEAILGNTAMDVQSVDENFMLRGNLIDSNHASLFLQHPEQILVMFLHIADNPKITGIYSATLRQLREARRRLTHWLQDIPECRRNFRRLMKHPNVTGLPLTLMHRYGVLSTYFPAWSRIVGQMQFDLFHAFTVDEHTHRLITKIHSFNDSKTKDTHPLCCEIYPRLERPDLLVLAAIFHDIAKGRKGDHSTLGAVDAEEFCLAHGYSKPSARTVAWLVKHHLLMSVIAQKRDIYDPEVISEFAKVVRDQRHLDLLLCLTVADICATNDDTWNSWKRTLLSELYNSTQKALRRGLENPVDIRGVIRDKQLKAIKCLELKGYSEEQVRGLWQRFRVDYFLRHTPQQIAWHTDNLWGHSDEEALVLVSRRATRGGTEIFIHCPDIPHLFASVAAELDQKNLTIHDAQIMSSRDGYVLDTFVVLDRDGEPLSLERGILLQQTLATKLHVAVPIDLKQRRVPRQVQQFSIAPRVEFLPTKGNRTLIEIVSLDKPGLLARISAVFQSFNYTIHAAKVSTIGEKAEDFFSISNCEREKLSPEQKQQLKSILEQALKQ; from the coding sequence ATGGAAACGACACTCGCATCACCGCCGCAACCAAAAGTTGACGACATATCATTAAAAAGCTGTAAAAGTTACTTAGATCAGCTTCAGGAATATTTAACCGATCAGTTTAATCTAGGCGTTCATGTTGTAGAGCTAGTTCAACTGCGCTCAAGCCAAATGGACCTTTTGTTAAAAAGCTTGTGGCAACATTTCGGCCTCAACGTATATCAAGATCTGTCGCTTCTCGCTGTGGGTGGATATGGTCGAGGAGAGCTTCATCCCCGCTCTGATATTGATATTTTAATAGTAAGCCGAGAAACAATTGCGAAAGAAGCCGCTGACAAAGTCAGTGCTTTTATCACTCTATTATGGGATATACGTCTTGATGTAGGGCAAAGTGTAAGAACGCTGGCTGAGTGTTTAGAGCTGGGCTTACAAGACATTACTATTGCCACCAACCTCCAAGAGTCACGCTTATTGGTTGGCAATAAAGATATTTATACCGAGTTGTGTTTAGCGGTATGTGCCGATAGTTTTTGGCCAAGTGAAGCATTTTTTCGCGCGAAAAAGGACGAACAACAAAGTCGCCATCGCCAATATAAAGGTAATGCCTACTCGCTTGAACCAGACATTAAAGCCAATCCTGGCGGCCTAAGAGATATTCAGACCATCTGTTGGGTTGCGGGTCGACACTTTGGCAGTAGCGATTTAGAAGAGTTGACCAAGCAGAATTTTTTAACTCAAGCCGAGTGCCGAGAACTTCAAGATTGCCGCGATTTTTTATGGCGGGTACGTTTTGCATTACATATTCATCTGACAAAAAGTGACGATCGCTTATTGTTTGACCGCCAATTAGCGGTAGCACAATCTTTAGGTTACGCGGGTGACCACAACGCGCCTGTTGAGCGCCTAATGAAGCACTTTTTTCAAACCATTCGTCGCATTTCAGAACTAAATGAAATGCTACTACAATTGTTTGATGAAGCTATTCTCGGTAATACCGCGATGGACGTACAGTCGGTTGACGAAAACTTCATGTTACGTGGCAACCTCATCGACAGTAACCATGCCTCATTGTTTCTGCAACATCCCGAACAAATCTTAGTGATGTTTTTGCATATTGCTGACAACCCAAAGATTACCGGAATTTATTCCGCTACCCTACGCCAATTGCGTGAAGCAAGACGCCGCCTAACTCACTGGCTACAAGACATCCCCGAATGTCGTCGTAACTTCCGGCGTTTAATGAAACACCCCAATGTTACGGGCTTACCCTTGACCTTAATGCATCGTTACGGGGTATTATCTACCTACTTTCCCGCCTGGAGCCGGATTGTAGGGCAAATGCAGTTTGATCTTTTTCATGCATTTACTGTTGATGAGCATACCCATCGGCTAATTACCAAAATTCATTCATTTAACGACAGCAAAACCAAGGATACCCATCCGCTTTGCTGTGAAATATATCCTCGCTTAGAGCGTCCAGACCTGTTGGTATTGGCAGCGATATTTCATGACATAGCTAAAGGGCGTAAAGGCGACCATTCTACCCTGGGCGCGGTTGATGCTGAAGAGTTCTGTCTGGCTCATGGCTACAGTAAGCCCTCGGCCAGAACCGTAGCGTGGTTAGTCAAACATCACCTATTAATGTCGGTTATTGCGCAAAAGCGGGATATCTATGACCCTGAAGTCATCTCCGAATTTGCCAAAGTTGTGCGTGACCAACGCCATCTAGATTTGCTGTTGTGCTTAACGGTAGCGGATATTTGCGCCACGAACGATGACACTTGGAATAGCTGGAAGCGCACATTATTAAGCGAATTATATAACTCCACTCAAAAAGCCTTACGCCGTGGTTTAGAAAACCCGGTTGATATCCGTGGAGTAATTAGAGACAAGCAGTTAAAAGCAATCAAATGCTTAGAGCTTAAAGGCTATTCAGAAGAACAAGTACGTGGTTTATGGCAACGATTTAGAGTCGATTACTTCTTGCGCCACACTCCACAACAAATTGCTTGGCACACTGACAACCTGTGGGGGCACAGTGATGAGGAAGCCCTTGTATTAGTGAGCCGTCGTGCCACGCGTGGAGGCACGGAAATATTCATCCACTGCCCAGATATTCCACATCTGTTTGCATCTGTCGCAGCTGAGCTTGACCAAAAAAACCTCACCATTCATGATGCCCAAATAATGTCTAGCCGAGACGGCTATGTACTCGACACTTTTGTCGTGCTAGACCGAGATGGCGAACCCCTATCATTAGAGCGCGGCATTCTGTTACAACAAACCTTAGCAACCAAGCTGCATGTAGCAGTTCCTATAGATTTAAAACAACGACGGGTGCCACGGCAAGTTCAGCAGTTTTCTATTGCACCAAGAGTAGAATTCTTGCCCACCAAAGGGAATAGAACGCTGATCGAGATAGTCTCCTTGGACAAACCCGGCTTATTGGCTAGAATAAGCGCCGTATTTCAATCATTCAACTACACAATTCATGCTGCTAAAGTATCTACTATTGGTGAAAAAGCCGAAGATTTCTTTAGCATAAGTAATTGTGAACGAGAAAAACTAAGTCCGGAACAAAAGCAACAGCTTAAAAGTATTCTGGAACAAGCACTCAAACAATAA
- the truC gene encoding tRNA pseudouridine(65) synthase TruC produces the protein MTELTELSEELIEVIPDELDILFQDEHYVAIYKPAGLLVHRSWIAKEATQFAMQILRDQLGHYVYPVHRLDRPTSGVLVMATSSEAARKLSEQFSTHTIYKQYLAVVRGYIEGVHDLDYPLKEKLDKMVDAKAQQDKPAQSAFTQYKGLQLAELDYPSGKFATSRYSLLSLEPKTGRKHQLRRHMHHLSHHIIGDTTYGDGKHNRLFKQLGHPGLWLISKQLGFVQPYTQQQILIDCPLPQRWKSLFQLMSWN, from the coding sequence ATGACTGAATTAACTGAATTGAGCGAAGAACTTATCGAAGTTATTCCTGATGAGCTAGACATATTGTTTCAAGACGAACATTACGTCGCCATTTATAAACCAGCGGGTTTATTGGTGCATCGTAGTTGGATAGCCAAAGAAGCCACTCAATTTGCCATGCAAATTTTACGGGATCAGCTGGGTCACTACGTTTATCCGGTGCATCGTTTAGATAGGCCCACTAGCGGAGTGTTAGTGATGGCCACTTCTTCAGAAGCGGCCAGAAAACTGTCTGAGCAATTCTCTACACATACCATCTATAAGCAATATTTAGCGGTAGTAAGAGGCTATATAGAAGGAGTGCATGATCTAGATTACCCGCTTAAAGAAAAACTCGATAAAATGGTCGATGCTAAAGCACAGCAAGATAAACCCGCTCAGTCGGCGTTTACTCAGTATAAAGGACTACAACTGGCGGAGTTAGACTACCCCTCAGGAAAGTTTGCTACATCACGTTATAGTTTGCTTAGCTTAGAACCCAAAACTGGAAGAAAACACCAATTGCGTCGGCATATGCATCACTTAAGTCATCATATTATTGGTGATACCACCTATGGTGACGGAAAACACAACCGCTTGTTTAAACAATTGGGCCACCCAGGTTTATGGTTGATATCTAAGCAACTTGGCTTTGTTCAACCCTACACACAACAGCAAATTCTTATCGATTGCCCCCTTCCGCAGCGCTGGAAAAGCCTATTTCAATTAATGTCTTGGAATTAG
- a CDS encoding DUF3461 family protein: MYKNLKSIGITNPSDIERYSLRQEANSDTLKIYFHKEKGDFLTRSVKFKYPRQKKTVLVDGGRGTYKDVSEINTNLRFIVEELDKITRREQQEKDTKQQVLAELKHLEKVVINKIAEIEAKLERL; encoded by the coding sequence ATGTACAAAAACCTAAAAAGCATTGGGATCACCAATCCATCAGACATTGAACGCTACAGCCTTCGTCAAGAAGCCAACTCTGACACACTCAAAATCTACTTCCACAAGGAAAAAGGCGACTTTTTAACGCGAAGCGTAAAATTCAAGTATCCTCGCCAAAAGAAAACGGTGCTGGTTGACGGGGGGCGTGGTACTTATAAAGACGTATCAGAGATCAATACTAACTTACGTTTCATCGTGGAAGAATTAGATAAAATAACGCGGCGTGAACAACAAGAAAAAGATACCAAACAACAAGTATTGGCCGAATTAAAGCATCTTGAAAAAGTAGTGATAAACAAAATTGCGGAAATAGAGGCTAAACTAGAGCGGCTTTAA